Within Armatimonadota bacterium, the genomic segment TTCTAACCCAAACGACCCTTTCCCGTCCTCCATTACGGGCGCCATCCGGGGCCAATCCATGATTTGGCTGGCTGTCGTCCTTTCCGCTTACCTGCTTCTCCTTGTGGCCGCGGTGCTCTACAGCGCCCACCCGACGCGCATCCCGCTCTTTTTTTCTCCGGGAGGTGTCGGCCTTCCCCAAGCGGACGTCGAGATGGAAACCCGGGACGGCGTCAGGATTCGCGGATGGTGGATCGCCAGACCGGGCTCCAAGCGCGTGGCCATCCTCGCGCACGGCTATCTGATGAACCGCTCCGAGCTCGCGCCGCTCGCCGTCTGGCTGTGGCAGCGCGGCTACAACTGCCTTCTACCCGACCTTCGAGCACACGGCAAGAGCGGCAGGGCCAGGTGTACGATCGGAAGGGACGAGGCGCTGGACCTTGAAGCCTGCCTAAAGCTGGCCAAGGGCAGGATCGAAGGAGCTGAGATTGTGCTGTTTGGCTCCAGCATGGGCGCAGCGGCAAGCGCGTTTTGTGCGGCCGAGCAACCGGAAGGCATCCGAGCACTCGTGCTCGACGGCCCGTACTCTCGCCTCATTTCGGCGACGCTCGGATGGTGGCGATTCCTGGGCGGCTGGGCTCTGCAAGTGCTCATGGCTCCGACCGTTCTGCTTGCCGTCCCCCTAACGGGCGTCAACCCGTTCAAAGTCGACGTGGCGGCAGCCCTTAAGAAGATTGGCCCGATGCCGGTGCTGCTTCTCCACGGCTCGAAGGACCGCCTCGCACCCCCAGGAGAAGCCGCCAGAAACTTGGCAGCCTGCGAGAATGGCCGGCTGGTCTGGCTGCAGGGATGCGACCACGCCGAGGGCCGATGGGTCCTGCCCGAGGTGTTCTTGGGGGCGATCGAGGAGTTCCTCCAGGAACATGGCCTGATCGAATCGGGAAAGGTCGATGCGCCGATTTGGGGCTGAACCTCGTACATAACTGCATAGTGCCCAACGAGGGGCCGGCGCTCGCCAAAAGCGGGGCGCCGACGAGTCTCCCGCAGCGTCGCGGAGCGTTCCAGACGTTTTGGGGAGGCATGGTTTGAGGAAGTTTCTTTCGTCCCTTGGGATCGGGCTCATCACCTTTCCGCCGGCCTATGCGCAAGGCGGCCCGGCTGCCACCGTCGACAAAGCCGACACCGCCTGGATGATCGTCGCCAGCGCGCTGGTTTTGCTCATGACCCCGGGCCTTGCTCTCTTCTATGGCGGCATGGTGCGAAGGCAAAACGTGCTCTCGACCATGCTCCACAGCTTGGTGCTCATGGGTACGGTCACGGTTCTCTGGGTGCTTGTGGGCTACACGCTCGCATTTGGGCCATCCAAGGGCTGGATCGGCGGACTCGATTTTCTGGGTGGAAGCGGGGTCTCGGTGAAGGACGCGCAGAGCGGCCTCGCCATCCCACAGGCGCTTT encodes:
- a CDS encoding alpha/beta fold hydrolase; its protein translation is MIWLAVVLSAYLLLLVAAVLYSAHPTRIPLFFSPGGVGLPQADVEMETRDGVRIRGWWIARPGSKRVAILAHGYLMNRSELAPLAVWLWQRGYNCLLPDLRAHGKSGRARCTIGRDEALDLEACLKLAKGRIEGAEIVLFGSSMGAAASAFCAAEQPEGIRALVLDGPYSRLISATLGWWRFLGGWALQVLMAPTVLLAVPLTGVNPFKVDVAAALKKIGPMPVLLLHGSKDRLAPPGEAARNLAACENGRLVWLQGCDHAEGRWVLPEVFLGAIEEFLQEHGLIESGKVDAPIWG